GATGTGGTGCTGATGGATCTGTACATGCCGGTGCTGGATGGCGTGCGTGCGACCCGGCTGATCAAGCAGCAGTGGCCTGACGTCGTCGTCATCGTGCTGACCATGTACGCGACCGAGCAAGGCATCGCGCTGGCTGCCGGAGCCGACGGCTTTGTAATCAAAGGAGGCACGCACGAGCGGCTGCTGGCGGCGCTCGGCGTGGCTGTTACAAGCGATAAATCCTAGGCTCAGAGTGGAAGACACGTGTATGCGCCTGGCACACGGCCTTGAAAGGAGGCGGGTATGGCAAGCGGTAACGTGATGGCCCAGATTCGCAAAGGCATGGAGGTGAGAACCGAGGACAATAGCTCGCTCGGCACGGTTGCCCATGTGTGGCTCGGCGTCGACCCAAGCAGCAGCAGCCAGCACTGCGACGAAGAAACATGCTCGCGCCTGGAAGTTCACCTCCCACATCGCGGCGGCGCGCGCTACATCCCCTATGGTGCCATCTCCGACGTCTCCGGCAAGATCGTGCGCCTCAATGTTACAGCGGCGCAGGCGAACGAAAAG
Above is a window of Herpetosiphonaceae bacterium DNA encoding:
- a CDS encoding response regulator transcription factor, translated to MAQPTRVLIVDDSARTREGLRALLATWPEITVIGEAANGQEAVQQVAECRPDVVLMDLYMPVLDGVRATRLIKQQWPDVVVIVLTMYATEQGIALAAGADGFVIKGGTHERLLAALGVAVTSDKS